From a region of the Paralichthys olivaceus isolate ysfri-2021 chromosome 4, ASM2471397v2, whole genome shotgun sequence genome:
- the c4h5orf34 gene encoding uncharacterized protein C5orf34 homolog isoform X2, whose amino-acid sequence MEPDPGVSSVSMFEDESVDVRYMNGSQLQVSPCGGEFLLVKASDPSRHPLQPRERVRQRTRFTISTYKELMTAALAFRNKYASRPYLPQELVPAEYKTPFSIDSDVMWPELSSCEAELGPGGETIIRSQEGRAALMLSPSGEEFSVEFQCRLSQFQNHQHSAESFSRDVDRRAVSEQHPGEKYQSTTVVQHHSCFAYAPMWCYPLSLALHHWTTRVSQPTEVGAVGASDSAQAERKLNMSDISSEERRSCLPQALALTCPSPHRHRWKSKDEDHPAELMKVMWCQGVTYRILSGAVSVIEVSPGDGSVIRSNGVLNTYFTHHRPELQSGQVKEISYHLNNLPPDVVGQAYSICSIVNRASRILTCYDQAKQSLTLPAAPSCLQGAIEGKHFSKPAVLEGNLAPVEHHMNVTEREENLSDLVAAEVEKIKRFNFLLENSHLQRSEKACVEQHRPPAEEETHEPVSESSIAEALQRTSRAIQEIDALVSATTLT is encoded by the exons ATGGAACCCGACCCCGGTGTCAGCTCCGTGAGCATGTTTGAGGACGAGTCGGTGGATGTTCGCTACATGAACGGATCCCAGTTACAAGTGTCCCCGTGCGGCGGTGAGTTCCTGCTGGTGAAAGCCTCAGACCCCTCCCGGCATCCTCTGCAGCCCAGAGAGAGGGTCCGCCAGAGGACGAGGTTCACCATCAGCACATACAAG GAGTTGATGACAGCTGCACTGGCGTTTAGGAATAAATATGCAAGTCGACCATACCTGCCACAGGAACTCGTCCCTGCTGAATACAAGACG CCTTTCAGCATTGACTCAGATGTGATGTGGCCTGAGCTCTCCTCCTGTGAAGCTGAGCTCGGGCCTGGAGGTGAAACCATCATCAGGTCTCAGGAGGGACGAGCTGCACTGATGCTGTCGCCCTCAGGAGAAGAATTCTCTGTCGAGTTCCAGTGCAGACTCAGCCAGTTTCAGAATCATCAGCACAGTGCGGAGAGTTTCAGCAGGGATGTGGATCGCAGGGCGGTCAGTGAGCAGCAT CCAGGGGAGAAGTACCAATCAACCACAGTGGTCCAGCATCACTCCTGCTTTGCTTATGCCCCCATGTGGTGCTACCCTCTCTCCTTAGCTCTCCACCACTGGACGACGCGTGTCTCTCAACCTACAGAAGTTGGAGCGGTTGGCGCCAGCGATTCTGCCCaagcagagaggaaattaaatatGTCTGACATATCTAGTGAAGAGAGAAGGTCTTGTCTACCTCAGGCCCTGGCTCTCACATGTCCGTCCCCTCACAGACACAG GTGGAAGAGTAAAGATGAAGACCATCCAGCAGAGCTGATGAAAGTGATGTGGTGTCAAGGAGTCACCTACAG GATACTGAGTGGAGCTGTCTCAGTCATAGAGGTTTCTCCAGGAGATGGATCAGTGATCCGTTCTAACGGTGTCCTCAACACTTATTTTACCCATCACCGCCCTGAGCTCCAGTCAGGGCAG GTGAAAGAGATATCATACCATCTGAATAACCTTCCACCAGATGTAGTGGGACAGGCCTACTCCATATGCTCCATTGTAAATCGTGCAAGCAG GATCCTCACTTGCTATGACCAGGCCAAACAATCCCTGACGCTCcctgctgcacccagctgctTGCAAGGGGCCATAGAG GGGAAACATTTTTCTAAACCTGCAGTGCTTGAAGGAAATCTTGCACCTGTTGAGCATCACATGAATgttacagagagagaagaaaacct GTCGGATCTTGTAGCTGCCGAAGTGGAGAAGATAAAGCGGTTCAACT TTCTTCTGGAGAATAGCCACCTGCAAAGAAGTGAGAAAGCATGTGTGGAGCAGCACCGTcctcctgcagaggaggagactcATGAACCAGTGAGTGAGAGCTCCATTGCTGAAGCTCTTCAGAGGACATCCAGAGCCATACAGGAGATTGATGCTCTCGTGTCTGCAACCACACTGACATGA
- the c4h5orf34 gene encoding uncharacterized protein C5orf34 homolog isoform X1 gives MTLPDASPRCFDFERVSCPGSLKMEPDPGVSSVSMFEDESVDVRYMNGSQLQVSPCGGEFLLVKASDPSRHPLQPRERVRQRTRFTISTYKELMTAALAFRNKYASRPYLPQELVPAEYKTPFSIDSDVMWPELSSCEAELGPGGETIIRSQEGRAALMLSPSGEEFSVEFQCRLSQFQNHQHSAESFSRDVDRRAVSEQHPGEKYQSTTVVQHHSCFAYAPMWCYPLSLALHHWTTRVSQPTEVGAVGASDSAQAERKLNMSDISSEERRSCLPQALALTCPSPHRHRWKSKDEDHPAELMKVMWCQGVTYRILSGAVSVIEVSPGDGSVIRSNGVLNTYFTHHRPELQSGQVKEISYHLNNLPPDVVGQAYSICSIVNRASRILTCYDQAKQSLTLPAAPSCLQGAIEGKHFSKPAVLEGNLAPVEHHMNVTEREENLSDLVAAEVEKIKRFNFLLENSHLQRSEKACVEQHRPPAEEETHEPVSESSIAEALQRTSRAIQEIDALVSATTLT, from the exons ATGACGTTGCCTGACGCGTCACCACGGTGTTTTGACTTTGAGCGCGTGTCTTGTCCAGGTAGTTTGAAGATGGAACCCGACCCCGGTGTCAGCTCCGTGAGCATGTTTGAGGACGAGTCGGTGGATGTTCGCTACATGAACGGATCCCAGTTACAAGTGTCCCCGTGCGGCGGTGAGTTCCTGCTGGTGAAAGCCTCAGACCCCTCCCGGCATCCTCTGCAGCCCAGAGAGAGGGTCCGCCAGAGGACGAGGTTCACCATCAGCACATACAAG GAGTTGATGACAGCTGCACTGGCGTTTAGGAATAAATATGCAAGTCGACCATACCTGCCACAGGAACTCGTCCCTGCTGAATACAAGACG CCTTTCAGCATTGACTCAGATGTGATGTGGCCTGAGCTCTCCTCCTGTGAAGCTGAGCTCGGGCCTGGAGGTGAAACCATCATCAGGTCTCAGGAGGGACGAGCTGCACTGATGCTGTCGCCCTCAGGAGAAGAATTCTCTGTCGAGTTCCAGTGCAGACTCAGCCAGTTTCAGAATCATCAGCACAGTGCGGAGAGTTTCAGCAGGGATGTGGATCGCAGGGCGGTCAGTGAGCAGCAT CCAGGGGAGAAGTACCAATCAACCACAGTGGTCCAGCATCACTCCTGCTTTGCTTATGCCCCCATGTGGTGCTACCCTCTCTCCTTAGCTCTCCACCACTGGACGACGCGTGTCTCTCAACCTACAGAAGTTGGAGCGGTTGGCGCCAGCGATTCTGCCCaagcagagaggaaattaaatatGTCTGACATATCTAGTGAAGAGAGAAGGTCTTGTCTACCTCAGGCCCTGGCTCTCACATGTCCGTCCCCTCACAGACACAG GTGGAAGAGTAAAGATGAAGACCATCCAGCAGAGCTGATGAAAGTGATGTGGTGTCAAGGAGTCACCTACAG GATACTGAGTGGAGCTGTCTCAGTCATAGAGGTTTCTCCAGGAGATGGATCAGTGATCCGTTCTAACGGTGTCCTCAACACTTATTTTACCCATCACCGCCCTGAGCTCCAGTCAGGGCAG GTGAAAGAGATATCATACCATCTGAATAACCTTCCACCAGATGTAGTGGGACAGGCCTACTCCATATGCTCCATTGTAAATCGTGCAAGCAG GATCCTCACTTGCTATGACCAGGCCAAACAATCCCTGACGCTCcctgctgcacccagctgctTGCAAGGGGCCATAGAG GGGAAACATTTTTCTAAACCTGCAGTGCTTGAAGGAAATCTTGCACCTGTTGAGCATCACATGAATgttacagagagagaagaaaacct GTCGGATCTTGTAGCTGCCGAAGTGGAGAAGATAAAGCGGTTCAACT TTCTTCTGGAGAATAGCCACCTGCAAAGAAGTGAGAAAGCATGTGTGGAGCAGCACCGTcctcctgcagaggaggagactcATGAACCAGTGAGTGAGAGCTCCATTGCTGAAGCTCTTCAGAGGACATCCAGAGCCATACAGGAGATTGATGCTCTCGTGTCTGCAACCACACTGACATGA
- the rnf34a gene encoding E3 ubiquitin-protein ligase RNF34a isoform X1, which translates to MKAGASSLWASCCGLLNEVMGTGAVRGQQPGFGAGAGPFRFAPSAGYSTYPPTSSGTPNLVCKACGQAFSVFRRKYICCDCKKSFCSLCSVLQENLRICATCHLLKATAFQRPRLMRLRVKDLRQYLLLRNIPIDTCREKEDLVELVLCHQGIEEEEDPDTGSLHSRSLYTPSTTQSASELSAFVTSQEEPLSRSDSSDTNQDIGDATSVSLLNLDPSEHTPEVSPQTRRRARASLSDISSLRDIEGLSVRQLKEILARNFVNYSGCCEKWELVERVSRLYRETEKNRKSLENVSSTVTTVVAFPPPICNGAIGDRVKGPLTIQDDNLCRICMDAAIDCVLLECGHMVTCTKCGKRMSECPICRQYVVRAVHVFKS; encoded by the exons ATGAAG GCAGGGGCCTCGTCCTTGTGGGCTTCATGCTGTGGTCTGCTGAATGAAGTCATGGGTACCGGGGCCGTCAGAGGCCAGCAGCCAGGGTTTGGAGCCGGTGCTGGACCCTTCAGATTTGCACCCAGTGCGGGATACTCCACATACCCGCCCACCAGCTCAGGGACTCCCAATCTTGTATGCAAGGCCTGTGGCCAGGCTTTCTCAGTCTTCAGGAGGAAG TATATTTGCTGCGACTGCAAGAAGAGCTTTTGCTCGCTGTGCTCCGTCCTTCAGGAGAATCTGCGCATTTGTGCCACATGCCATTTGCTGAAAGCCACAGCCTTTCAGCGGCCTCGGCTTATGCGTCTACGAGTAAAAGATCTGCGCCAGTACTTGCTGCTCCGCAACATCCCCATCGATACCTGCAGGGAAAAGGAAGACTTGGTGGAGTTGGTGCTCTGTCATCAAGGcattgaagaggaggaggacccTGACACGGGCAGCTTGCACTCACGTTCCCTGTATACCCCTTCTACCACACAATCTGCCTCTGAGCTGTCCGCTTTTGTCACCTCTCAGGAGGAACCGCTCAGCAGAAGTGATAGCTCTGATACCAACCAG GATATAGGTGACGCAACGTCTGTGTCTCTCCTCAACTTGGATCCCAGTGAACACACCCCTGAG GTGAGTCCTCAGACACGGCGTCGGGCCAGAGCATCGCTCTCCGACATTTCCAGCTTGAGGGACATAGAGGGCCTGTCCGTCAGGCAGCTGAAGGAGATCCTAGCCAGGAACTTTGTCAACTATTCAGGGTGCTGTGAGAAGTGGGAGCTGGTGGAGCGCGTCAGCAGATTGTacagagagacggagaagaACAGGAAATCAT TGGAAAATGTGAGCAGTACTGTAACCACAG TGGTGGCCTTCCCCCCTCCTATCTGCAATGGTGCCATCGGAG ACCGTGTGAAGGGTCCACTGACGATCCAGGACGACAACCTCTGCAGGATCTGCATGGATGCAGCTATCGACTGTGTTCTTCTGGAGTGCGGTCACATGGTCACCTGCACCAAGTGCGGCAAGAGAATGAGCGAGTGCCCGATCTGCAGGCAGTACGTTGTGAGGGCCGTGCACGTCTTCAAGTCCTAA
- the rnf34a gene encoding E3 ubiquitin-protein ligase RNF34a isoform X2: MKAGASSLWASCCGLLNEVMGTGAVRGQQPGFGAGAGPFRFAPSAGYSTYPPTSSGTPNLVCKACGQAFSVFRRKYICCDCKKSFCSLCSVLQENLRICATCHLLKATAFQRPRLMRLRVKDLRQYLLLRNIPIDTCREKEDLVELVLCHQGIEEEEDPDTGSLHSRSLYTPSTTQSASELSAFVTSQEEPLSRSDSSDTNQDIGDATSVSLLNLDPSEHTPEVSPQTRRRARASLSDISSLRDIEGLSVRQLKEILARNFVNYSGCCEKWELVERVSRLYRETEKNRKSLENVSSTVTTDRVKGPLTIQDDNLCRICMDAAIDCVLLECGHMVTCTKCGKRMSECPICRQYVVRAVHVFKS, translated from the exons ATGAAG GCAGGGGCCTCGTCCTTGTGGGCTTCATGCTGTGGTCTGCTGAATGAAGTCATGGGTACCGGGGCCGTCAGAGGCCAGCAGCCAGGGTTTGGAGCCGGTGCTGGACCCTTCAGATTTGCACCCAGTGCGGGATACTCCACATACCCGCCCACCAGCTCAGGGACTCCCAATCTTGTATGCAAGGCCTGTGGCCAGGCTTTCTCAGTCTTCAGGAGGAAG TATATTTGCTGCGACTGCAAGAAGAGCTTTTGCTCGCTGTGCTCCGTCCTTCAGGAGAATCTGCGCATTTGTGCCACATGCCATTTGCTGAAAGCCACAGCCTTTCAGCGGCCTCGGCTTATGCGTCTACGAGTAAAAGATCTGCGCCAGTACTTGCTGCTCCGCAACATCCCCATCGATACCTGCAGGGAAAAGGAAGACTTGGTGGAGTTGGTGCTCTGTCATCAAGGcattgaagaggaggaggacccTGACACGGGCAGCTTGCACTCACGTTCCCTGTATACCCCTTCTACCACACAATCTGCCTCTGAGCTGTCCGCTTTTGTCACCTCTCAGGAGGAACCGCTCAGCAGAAGTGATAGCTCTGATACCAACCAG GATATAGGTGACGCAACGTCTGTGTCTCTCCTCAACTTGGATCCCAGTGAACACACCCCTGAG GTGAGTCCTCAGACACGGCGTCGGGCCAGAGCATCGCTCTCCGACATTTCCAGCTTGAGGGACATAGAGGGCCTGTCCGTCAGGCAGCTGAAGGAGATCCTAGCCAGGAACTTTGTCAACTATTCAGGGTGCTGTGAGAAGTGGGAGCTGGTGGAGCGCGTCAGCAGATTGTacagagagacggagaagaACAGGAAATCAT TGGAAAATGTGAGCAGTACTGTAACCACAG ACCGTGTGAAGGGTCCACTGACGATCCAGGACGACAACCTCTGCAGGATCTGCATGGATGCAGCTATCGACTGTGTTCTTCTGGAGTGCGGTCACATGGTCACCTGCACCAAGTGCGGCAAGAGAATGAGCGAGTGCCCGATCTGCAGGCAGTACGTTGTGAGGGCCGTGCACGTCTTCAAGTCCTAA
- the rnf34a gene encoding E3 ubiquitin-protein ligase RNF34a isoform X4: MGTGAVRGQQPGFGAGAGPFRFAPSAGYSTYPPTSSGTPNLVCKACGQAFSVFRRKYICCDCKKSFCSLCSVLQENLRICATCHLLKATAFQRPRLMRLRVKDLRQYLLLRNIPIDTCREKEDLVELVLCHQGIEEEEDPDTGSLHSRSLYTPSTTQSASELSAFVTSQEEPLSRSDSSDTNQDIGDATSVSLLNLDPSEHTPEVSPQTRRRARASLSDISSLRDIEGLSVRQLKEILARNFVNYSGCCEKWELVERVSRLYRETEKNRKSLENVSSTVTTDRVKGPLTIQDDNLCRICMDAAIDCVLLECGHMVTCTKCGKRMSECPICRQYVVRAVHVFKS; encoded by the exons ATGGGTACCGGGGCCGTCAGAGGCCAGCAGCCAGGGTTTGGAGCCGGTGCTGGACCCTTCAGATTTGCACCCAGTGCGGGATACTCCACATACCCGCCCACCAGCTCAGGGACTCCCAATCTTGTATGCAAGGCCTGTGGCCAGGCTTTCTCAGTCTTCAGGAGGAAG TATATTTGCTGCGACTGCAAGAAGAGCTTTTGCTCGCTGTGCTCCGTCCTTCAGGAGAATCTGCGCATTTGTGCCACATGCCATTTGCTGAAAGCCACAGCCTTTCAGCGGCCTCGGCTTATGCGTCTACGAGTAAAAGATCTGCGCCAGTACTTGCTGCTCCGCAACATCCCCATCGATACCTGCAGGGAAAAGGAAGACTTGGTGGAGTTGGTGCTCTGTCATCAAGGcattgaagaggaggaggacccTGACACGGGCAGCTTGCACTCACGTTCCCTGTATACCCCTTCTACCACACAATCTGCCTCTGAGCTGTCCGCTTTTGTCACCTCTCAGGAGGAACCGCTCAGCAGAAGTGATAGCTCTGATACCAACCAG GATATAGGTGACGCAACGTCTGTGTCTCTCCTCAACTTGGATCCCAGTGAACACACCCCTGAG GTGAGTCCTCAGACACGGCGTCGGGCCAGAGCATCGCTCTCCGACATTTCCAGCTTGAGGGACATAGAGGGCCTGTCCGTCAGGCAGCTGAAGGAGATCCTAGCCAGGAACTTTGTCAACTATTCAGGGTGCTGTGAGAAGTGGGAGCTGGTGGAGCGCGTCAGCAGATTGTacagagagacggagaagaACAGGAAATCAT TGGAAAATGTGAGCAGTACTGTAACCACAG ACCGTGTGAAGGGTCCACTGACGATCCAGGACGACAACCTCTGCAGGATCTGCATGGATGCAGCTATCGACTGTGTTCTTCTGGAGTGCGGTCACATGGTCACCTGCACCAAGTGCGGCAAGAGAATGAGCGAGTGCCCGATCTGCAGGCAGTACGTTGTGAGGGCCGTGCACGTCTTCAAGTCCTAA
- the rnf34a gene encoding E3 ubiquitin-protein ligase RNF34a isoform X3 — protein sequence MGTGAVRGQQPGFGAGAGPFRFAPSAGYSTYPPTSSGTPNLVCKACGQAFSVFRRKYICCDCKKSFCSLCSVLQENLRICATCHLLKATAFQRPRLMRLRVKDLRQYLLLRNIPIDTCREKEDLVELVLCHQGIEEEEDPDTGSLHSRSLYTPSTTQSASELSAFVTSQEEPLSRSDSSDTNQDIGDATSVSLLNLDPSEHTPEVSPQTRRRARASLSDISSLRDIEGLSVRQLKEILARNFVNYSGCCEKWELVERVSRLYRETEKNRKSLENVSSTVTTVVAFPPPICNGAIGDRVKGPLTIQDDNLCRICMDAAIDCVLLECGHMVTCTKCGKRMSECPICRQYVVRAVHVFKS from the exons ATGGGTACCGGGGCCGTCAGAGGCCAGCAGCCAGGGTTTGGAGCCGGTGCTGGACCCTTCAGATTTGCACCCAGTGCGGGATACTCCACATACCCGCCCACCAGCTCAGGGACTCCCAATCTTGTATGCAAGGCCTGTGGCCAGGCTTTCTCAGTCTTCAGGAGGAAG TATATTTGCTGCGACTGCAAGAAGAGCTTTTGCTCGCTGTGCTCCGTCCTTCAGGAGAATCTGCGCATTTGTGCCACATGCCATTTGCTGAAAGCCACAGCCTTTCAGCGGCCTCGGCTTATGCGTCTACGAGTAAAAGATCTGCGCCAGTACTTGCTGCTCCGCAACATCCCCATCGATACCTGCAGGGAAAAGGAAGACTTGGTGGAGTTGGTGCTCTGTCATCAAGGcattgaagaggaggaggacccTGACACGGGCAGCTTGCACTCACGTTCCCTGTATACCCCTTCTACCACACAATCTGCCTCTGAGCTGTCCGCTTTTGTCACCTCTCAGGAGGAACCGCTCAGCAGAAGTGATAGCTCTGATACCAACCAG GATATAGGTGACGCAACGTCTGTGTCTCTCCTCAACTTGGATCCCAGTGAACACACCCCTGAG GTGAGTCCTCAGACACGGCGTCGGGCCAGAGCATCGCTCTCCGACATTTCCAGCTTGAGGGACATAGAGGGCCTGTCCGTCAGGCAGCTGAAGGAGATCCTAGCCAGGAACTTTGTCAACTATTCAGGGTGCTGTGAGAAGTGGGAGCTGGTGGAGCGCGTCAGCAGATTGTacagagagacggagaagaACAGGAAATCAT TGGAAAATGTGAGCAGTACTGTAACCACAG TGGTGGCCTTCCCCCCTCCTATCTGCAATGGTGCCATCGGAG ACCGTGTGAAGGGTCCACTGACGATCCAGGACGACAACCTCTGCAGGATCTGCATGGATGCAGCTATCGACTGTGTTCTTCTGGAGTGCGGTCACATGGTCACCTGCACCAAGTGCGGCAAGAGAATGAGCGAGTGCCCGATCTGCAGGCAGTACGTTGTGAGGGCCGTGCACGTCTTCAAGTCCTAA